A genomic region of Dictyoglomus sp. NZ13-RE01 contains the following coding sequences:
- a CDS encoding pantetheine-phosphate adenylyltransferase yields MLRRAVYPGSFDPVTNGHLDIIRRGAKIYDELIVAVAQNVAKKPFFTLEERLEMLRESVKDIENVKVDYFDGLLVEYLKKVDAKVIIRGLRAVSDFEYEFQQALANKKLYPECETVFLITDAKYAYLSSSMVKEIARFGGCIKDLVPDIVAKSLYKKFRGKDVK; encoded by the coding sequence ATGCTTAGAAGAGCAGTTTATCCAGGTAGTTTTGATCCTGTTACAAATGGTCATTTAGATATTATAAGAAGAGGAGCTAAAATCTACGATGAGCTTATTGTTGCTGTAGCTCAAAATGTAGCAAAAAAGCCCTTTTTCACATTAGAAGAAAGGTTGGAAATGCTAAGAGAAAGCGTAAAAGATATAGAAAATGTCAAAGTAGATTATTTTGATGGACTATTGGTAGAATATTTGAAGAAGGTTGATGCAAAGGTTATAATTAGAGGGTTGAGGGCAGTATCAGATTTTGAATATGAGTTTCAGCAGGCTTTAGCTAATAAAAAATTATATCCTGAATGTGAGACTGTTTTTTTGATAACTGATGCAAAATATGCATACCTAAGCTCAAGTATGGTAAAAGAGATAGCAAGATTTGGGGGATGTATAAAAGACTTGGTTCCTGATATAGTTGCGAAAAGCCTTTATAAAAAATTTAGAGGGAAAGATGTTAAATAG
- the rsmD gene encoding 16S rRNA (guanine(966)-N(2))-methyltransferase RsmD, which yields MPHEIKILHGELKGKTIQTLKGKKYRPTMEMVRMSLFNTLRSFIQDSLFLELFAGSGIIGFEALSMGAKKVVFVENYLPAVKLLKINAKRLGLEGRVEVYNFDVFKFLSKNPLESFDVIFMDPPYELGPKIKDVLELLSINKWLKSSGIIVVEHHKKIDLPERVDKLNLINKKIFGETLFSYYKME from the coding sequence TTGCCCCATGAGATAAAAATTCTGCATGGTGAATTAAAGGGTAAAACTATACAAACTTTGAAGGGTAAAAAATATAGACCTACCATGGAAATGGTAAGAATGTCTCTGTTTAATACTCTTAGATCATTCATTCAGGATTCTCTTTTTTTAGAATTATTTGCGGGATCAGGCATTATAGGTTTTGAGGCTCTAAGTATGGGAGCTAAAAAGGTTGTTTTTGTCGAGAACTACCTACCTGCAGTAAAACTTTTAAAAATTAATGCAAAAAGATTAGGTTTAGAGGGTAGGGTAGAAGTGTATAATTTTGATGTGTTTAAATTTCTTTCTAAAAATCCCTTAGAATCCTTTGATGTAATCTTTATGGATCCCCCATACGAATTGGGACCTAAAATAAAGGATGTCTTAGAGTTGTTAAGTATAAACAAATGGTTAAAGAGTAGTGGAATCATAGTTGTTGAACATCATAAGAAAATTGATCTTCCTGAGAGGGTTGATAAATTGAATTTAATTAATAAAAAAATTTTTGGTGAGACTCTTTTCAGTTATTACAAAATGGAGTAA
- a CDS encoding ATP-dependent DNA helicase RecG has product MNVLSKDRIKLLKRLKEILENEISTNYSDKSIKYGLEKTTKAIINQFPQWKGYWTSKVLELITGYSEKNLEERKKAISQIFDILDLAIEYYTDEDFFQKPVQFIKGVGPKRAKLLEKLEIHTLEDLIYYYPRDYDDRSRLKRISQVGIGEKVTLRVKVIDYEEGKTPYKGIPILRAKLTDGSSFIYAIWYNQKFIKKNIPIGSEILLSGIVQKGYRYLEIENPEYEILEEGKEETLHVGRIVPIYSLTEGLSQKVMRQLIYDVLNQYAPFIEDNLPPRLKEKYNLMDKPISVFEKHFPTSFLLMGSATKRLVFEELLLMQILLVQKKKEIEFCNAPVFKTDTPLVKKFIEDLPFKLTPAQERVWEEIKVDLASGRPMHRLLQGDVGSGKTIVAALAMLLAVENGYQSAYMAPTEILAEQHYNRLFPMFMKYGIEIALLTGSTSKKERRYILESLRNGTLPIVIGTHALIQEEVKFKKLALVIIDEQHKFGVIQRTQLWEKGDNPHLLVMTATPIPRTLALTIYGELDVSVIDMLPPGRKPVSTYLFSSSERKKVYELLGKEILAGKQAYVVCPTIEESEKIEAESATKIYERLKKFFPNFNIGLIHGLVPREERVRIMEEFRQGKIQILVATTVIEVGVDVPNASVMVIEDAHRFGLAQLHQLRGRIGRGETQSLCFLIANLSSEDVKERLGIFVKTNDGFVIANKDLELRGPGEFLGTKQHGLPDLKLTDLTRDLRILEIARKEAFEILNEDPNLEKEEYSPLRKNIENKKVKILAP; this is encoded by the coding sequence ATGAATGTTCTCAGTAAAGATCGCATAAAATTACTAAAAAGATTAAAGGAAATATTAGAGAACGAAATTTCTACTAATTATTCCGATAAAAGCATAAAATATGGTTTAGAAAAAACAACCAAAGCTATTATTAATCAATTTCCTCAATGGAAAGGATATTGGACTTCAAAAGTATTGGAGTTAATCACTGGTTATTCTGAAAAAAACTTAGAAGAGAGAAAAAAAGCTATATCCCAAATTTTTGATATTCTTGATTTAGCTATTGAATACTATACCGATGAGGATTTCTTCCAAAAACCTGTCCAGTTTATAAAAGGGGTTGGTCCAAAAAGGGCAAAACTACTGGAGAAGTTAGAGATACATACCTTAGAGGATTTAATATATTACTATCCAAGAGACTATGATGATCGATCCCGTTTAAAAAGGATATCACAAGTAGGAATAGGGGAAAAAGTCACTTTAAGGGTAAAAGTAATTGATTATGAGGAGGGAAAAACACCGTATAAAGGTATACCTATACTTCGTGCCAAATTAACAGATGGATCAAGTTTTATTTATGCTATTTGGTACAATCAAAAATTTATAAAGAAAAATATTCCTATCGGTTCAGAAATTTTACTCTCTGGAATTGTACAAAAAGGATACAGATACCTTGAGATAGAGAATCCAGAATATGAAATATTGGAGGAAGGAAAAGAGGAAACTTTACATGTAGGGAGAATTGTTCCTATCTATTCTTTAACTGAAGGTCTGTCTCAAAAGGTTATGAGACAGTTAATATATGATGTATTGAACCAGTACGCTCCCTTTATAGAAGATAATTTGCCACCAAGATTGAAAGAAAAATACAATTTAATGGATAAGCCTATTAGTGTATTTGAGAAGCATTTTCCTACATCCTTCCTATTAATGGGAAGTGCCACTAAAAGGCTTGTTTTTGAGGAACTTCTTTTGATGCAGATTCTTTTGGTACAAAAAAAGAAAGAGATTGAATTTTGCAATGCTCCTGTTTTTAAAACAGATACACCTTTAGTTAAAAAATTTATTGAAGATCTACCCTTTAAATTAACTCCTGCTCAAGAAAGGGTCTGGGAAGAGATAAAAGTGGATCTTGCTTCTGGAAGACCCATGCATAGGCTTCTTCAGGGTGATGTTGGTTCTGGTAAGACCATAGTCGCTGCACTTGCTATGCTACTTGCAGTAGAGAATGGGTATCAATCCGCCTATATGGCACCAACAGAAATTTTGGCAGAACAGCATTATAATAGGTTGTTCCCTATGTTTATGAAATATGGTATAGAGATTGCTCTTTTAACAGGCAGTACATCAAAAAAAGAAAGAAGATATATACTGGAATCTTTAAGAAATGGTACTTTACCTATTGTCATAGGTACCCATGCTTTAATTCAGGAGGAAGTAAAATTCAAAAAATTAGCTTTAGTTATCATTGATGAGCAACACAAGTTTGGAGTTATACAAAGGACTCAATTATGGGAAAAGGGAGATAATCCACATCTATTAGTCATGACCGCAACTCCTATTCCAAGAACCTTAGCCTTAACCATATATGGTGAGCTTGATGTTTCAGTTATTGATATGTTACCACCTGGAAGAAAACCAGTAAGTACATATTTATTCTCTTCTTCCGAAAGGAAGAAGGTTTATGAACTACTTGGAAAGGAAATTTTGGCTGGAAAACAGGCTTATGTGGTTTGTCCAACAATAGAAGAATCAGAAAAGATAGAGGCAGAATCTGCCACAAAAATTTATGAAAGACTGAAAAAGTTTTTCCCAAATTTTAATATTGGATTAATCCATGGACTTGTGCCAAGGGAAGAGAGAGTTAGGATCATGGAAGAATTTAGACAGGGAAAAATTCAAATATTAGTGGCTACTACAGTTATTGAGGTAGGTGTAGATGTTCCTAATGCATCGGTTATGGTTATAGAGGATGCTCATAGGTTTGGACTTGCCCAACTTCATCAATTGAGAGGTAGAATAGGAAGAGGTGAGACTCAATCTTTGTGTTTTCTTATAGCAAATCTAAGCTCTGAAGATGTAAAAGAGAGATTGGGAATCTTTGTTAAGACAAATGATGGATTTGTTATTGCTAACAAGGATTTGGAGTTACGTGGTCCTGGTGAATTTCTTGGAACAAAACAGCATGGGCTTCCAGATTTAAAACTTACTGATTTAACAAGGGATCTTAGAATTCTTGAAATCGCAAGAAAAGAAGCCTTTGAGATTTTAAATGAAGATCCAAATTTAGAGAAAGAAGAATATTCTCCTTTGAGAAAAAATATTGAAAATAAAAAGGTAAAGATCCTTGCCCCATGA
- a CDS encoding fatty acid-binding protein DegV, whose amino-acid sequence MQKVLEINGELLESLFENAVNQLELHREEVDLLNVFPVPDGDTGTNMLYTLKSTLNEIKKQKVKTLKNVAESAIKGSLMGARGNSGVILSQIIRGFAEYIRDKEKVDAITWVKAWQEATKVAYRAVLKPTEGTILTVLREGVKEATRSLKDTKDIVEITRRMLEKAKEALLNTPNLLPILKEAQVVDAGGQGLVYFWEGFYRGLLGERIKVEKEETLIKERPELEVIEKQVLTYQYCTEFVIVSQENVDFSEFKSFLQSQGDSIVTAEAPGMLKVHIHTNNPGKVLDKALQFGSLSRIKIDNMAEQHEERIRKEIDSQATKKKEEKEIGFVVVSWGDGINEIFRSFSVDYIINGGQTLNPSVESLISAIEQVNAKKIFLFPNNKNVILAAQQVEKLYNDKVIIIPTKHVLEGIRALIEYNPRDSIEQIKSKFENSINKIRVGEVTKAIRDSNINGFSISEGDILGIVDDKIVYVGKSIEEVVINLINNIINQEKKIELITLYYGKEVSKEEAEKLYNKLTETYPNLTIELMYGGQPFYYYYLGLE is encoded by the coding sequence TTGCAAAAGGTATTGGAGATAAATGGAGAATTATTAGAAAGTTTATTTGAAAATGCAGTAAATCAATTGGAACTACATAGGGAAGAGGTTGATTTATTAAATGTTTTTCCTGTACCCGATGGAGATACAGGCACAAACATGTTATATACATTAAAATCAACCCTTAATGAAATTAAAAAGCAAAAAGTTAAAACCTTGAAAAACGTTGCAGAATCTGCAATAAAAGGCTCACTTATGGGAGCAAGGGGAAATTCAGGTGTTATTCTTTCTCAGATAATAAGAGGATTCGCAGAGTATATAAGGGACAAAGAAAAAGTAGATGCAATTACATGGGTAAAGGCTTGGCAAGAAGCAACTAAGGTTGCCTATAGAGCAGTATTAAAACCAACAGAGGGAACAATTCTTACAGTACTTAGAGAAGGAGTTAAAGAAGCAACACGCTCCCTTAAGGATACAAAAGATATTGTAGAAATAACAAGGAGAATGTTGGAAAAAGCAAAAGAAGCCCTTTTAAATACTCCTAATCTTTTGCCAATTTTAAAAGAAGCCCAAGTCGTAGATGCAGGTGGACAAGGACTTGTTTATTTTTGGGAAGGATTCTATAGGGGACTATTAGGAGAAAGAATAAAGGTTGAGAAGGAAGAGACACTAATAAAAGAAAGACCTGAGTTAGAGGTAATTGAAAAACAGGTTCTTACATATCAGTATTGTACAGAGTTTGTCATTGTATCTCAGGAAAATGTCGATTTTTCAGAATTCAAAAGTTTCTTGCAATCGCAAGGAGATAGTATCGTAACTGCAGAGGCTCCTGGAATGTTAAAGGTCCACATACATACAAATAATCCTGGAAAGGTTTTGGATAAAGCTCTACAATTTGGAAGCCTATCAAGAATAAAAATAGACAATATGGCGGAACAGCATGAGGAGAGAATTAGAAAAGAGATAGATTCTCAAGCCACAAAAAAGAAGGAAGAAAAAGAGATTGGATTTGTGGTAGTTTCATGGGGAGATGGAATAAATGAAATATTTAGAAGCTTTTCTGTTGATTACATTATAAATGGTGGTCAAACACTAAATCCCAGTGTAGAATCATTGATTAGTGCTATTGAGCAGGTAAATGCAAAAAAAATCTTTCTATTTCCAAATAACAAGAATGTTATATTAGCAGCTCAACAAGTAGAAAAGTTATATAATGACAAGGTTATAATAATTCCGACAAAGCATGTTTTAGAGGGGATAAGAGCATTAATAGAATATAATCCAAGGGATTCCATTGAACAAATAAAGAGTAAATTTGAAAATAGCATTAATAAGATAAGAGTAGGTGAAGTAACTAAAGCCATTAGAGATTCAAATATAAATGGCTTTTCTATTAGTGAAGGAGATATATTAGGTATAGTTGATGATAAAATAGTGTATGTTGGTAAAAGTATAGAAGAAGTAGTTATAAATCTAATTAATAACATTATTAACCAGGAGAAAAAAATAGAGCTTATTACTTTGTATTATGGGAAGGAAGTTAGTAAAGAAGAGGCGGAAAAACTTTATAATAAATTAACAGAAACATATCCCAATTTAACTATTGAATTAATGTATGGTGGACAACCCTTTTACTATTACTACTTAGGGTTAGAATGA
- a CDS encoding Asp23/Gls24 family envelope stress response protein — MRWIRDYIYKTGNKSSQRYYTEIGWVEISENAIATLASLSALQSYGIVGMAVRSIMDGISELLHLEEINKGVQVHVTEEGLIIELYVIVAYGVRIPEVAHNVMERVKWNLERITGLSIKEINVNVWGIRVMEDKKEETFNWEEG, encoded by the coding sequence ATGCGTTGGATCCGAGATTATATATATAAGACTGGAAATAAATCTTCTCAAAGGTACTATACAGAGATTGGCTGGGTGGAAATCTCAGAGAATGCCATTGCTACATTGGCAAGTCTTTCTGCATTGCAAAGCTATGGTATAGTAGGAATGGCTGTTAGAAGTATAATGGATGGAATATCAGAACTCCTCCATTTAGAAGAGATAAATAAAGGGGTTCAAGTCCATGTAACTGAAGAGGGATTAATCATAGAGCTTTATGTAATTGTTGCTTATGGAGTGAGAATTCCAGAGGTTGCTCATAATGTTATGGAAAGAGTAAAATGGAATTTGGAGAGAATAACTGGCTTATCAATAAAAGAAATTAATGTGAATGTATGGGGAATAAGAGTTATGGAGGATAAAAAAGAAGAAACATTTAATTGGGAGGAAGGTTAG
- a CDS encoding peptide ABC transporter permease — translation MKSQGVRKPRSLWRIAIKRLIKNKLAIVGFIIVLVFVIVALFAPHIAPYDPLQVDLSKSLLPPNREHILGTDEFGRDILSRLIHGARTSLQIAFFAQIISISLGTVMGLIAGYYGGWIDDLIMRIVEILFAFPFLLFVIAVVATLGTGIQNLYIAVALIGWAGVSRIVRGQVLSLRERDFIASAKAIGASTWRILFRHILPNALSPIIIEATLGMGGMIMLEAGLSFLGLGVQAPTPSWGSMVQAGLAYLRSRWWYPVAPGVVIMIVVFGFNLLGDGLRDALDPRLYI, via the coding sequence ATGAAAAGTCAGGGAGTTAGAAAACCAAGAAGCTTATGGAGAATTGCTATAAAAAGATTAATTAAGAATAAATTAGCGATTGTTGGCTTTATTATAGTATTAGTTTTTGTCATTGTTGCTCTATTTGCTCCCCATATTGCTCCTTACGATCCTCTACAAGTAGATTTGTCCAAATCCCTACTTCCTCCAAACAGAGAACATATTTTAGGAACTGACGAGTTTGGTAGAGACATACTAAGTAGACTAATCCATGGGGCTCGTACCTCTCTTCAAATTGCCTTTTTTGCTCAGATTATATCCATCTCCTTAGGAACTGTTATGGGACTAATTGCAGGATATTATGGCGGATGGATTGATGATCTTATAATGAGAATAGTAGAAATTCTTTTTGCCTTTCCTTTTCTTCTTTTCGTTATAGCGGTAGTGGCAACCTTAGGAACAGGCATTCAAAATTTATACATAGCGGTGGCTCTTATAGGATGGGCGGGCGTCTCAAGAATTGTTAGAGGACAAGTATTGAGTTTAAGAGAAAGAGATTTTATTGCCAGTGCAAAAGCAATTGGTGCATCAACATGGAGAATTCTATTTAGACATATTCTTCCCAATGCTTTATCTCCAATAATCATTGAGGCTACTTTAGGAATGGGCGGTATGATCATGTTAGAGGCTGGGTTAAGTTTTCTTGGCTTAGGTGTGCAGGCACCAACTCCAAGTTGGGGCTCTATGGTGCAGGCTGGATTAGCTTATTTGAGGAGTAGATGGTGGTATCCTGTAGCCCCAGGTGTTGTCATTATGATAGTAGTTTTTGGCTTTAATCTTTTAGGGGATGGTTTAAGAGATGCGTTGGATCCGAGATTATATATATAA
- a CDS encoding peptide ABC transporter permease, with translation MYRYLIRRLIQAIPVFIGVTLITFALFYIAPGDPARLIAGQRADPEVLEQIRKSWGLDRPWYIQYFLFLGRIIRLDFGRSFKTNIPVLESILERFKATIVLALFAFIIAIGLGVTAGIISAVKQYSVFDYTAMVIALLGVSAPVYWVGIILLLIFSYNLGWFPLGGYISEYGLKAVVLPAIALGTRPAAYFARLARSSMLEVIRQEYIITARAKGVPERLVIFKHALRNALIPVVTYAGMVVGDLLTGAVLTETIFAWPGLGRLTVQGILDRDLPIIQGTVLFIAFIYIIANLVVDISYALIDPRIRYE, from the coding sequence TTGTATAGATATCTAATAAGAAGATTAATTCAAGCAATACCAGTATTTATTGGAGTTACATTGATTACATTTGCGTTATTTTATATTGCTCCTGGAGATCCAGCCCGATTAATTGCAGGACAACGTGCAGATCCCGAAGTATTAGAACAGATTAGAAAGAGTTGGGGATTAGATAGACCTTGGTATATTCAATATTTTTTATTTTTAGGTAGAATAATAAGGCTTGATTTTGGAAGATCATTTAAAACAAATATTCCAGTATTAGAATCTATTTTAGAAAGATTTAAGGCTACTATAGTTTTGGCTTTATTTGCTTTTATTATTGCTATTGGACTTGGAGTTACTGCAGGAATCATATCCGCAGTAAAACAGTATTCTGTGTTTGATTATACAGCCATGGTTATTGCTTTATTAGGGGTATCTGCCCCTGTTTATTGGGTTGGTATTATTCTTTTATTGATTTTTAGTTATAATTTGGGATGGTTCCCTTTAGGAGGATACATAAGTGAATATGGGTTAAAGGCGGTCGTGCTTCCTGCAATTGCTTTAGGAACAAGACCTGCTGCTTATTTTGCTCGACTCGCAAGGTCATCAATGTTAGAAGTTATAAGGCAAGAATATATTATTACAGCAAGGGCAAAGGGAGTGCCCGAAAGATTAGTTATATTTAAACATGCTTTGAGAAATGCACTTATACCTGTTGTTACCTATGCAGGTATGGTTGTTGGTGATCTTTTAACCGGAGCAGTATTGACAGAGACCATTTTTGCTTGGCCAGGTCTTGGTAGATTAACTGTGCAAGGGATTCTGGATAGAGACCTTCCTATTATTCAGGGTACAGTATTATTTATTGCTTTTATCTATATTATTGCAAATTTGGTTGTAGATATTTCGTATGCACTTATTGATCCAAGGATTCGTTATGAATAA
- a CDS encoding peptide ABC transporter substrate-binding protein, whose amino-acid sequence MKRISILLLLVFLITLFGSSLAQTPQYGGVLRRSLVNDPPTLDPAMITDTASDEVARQIFDGLVEYDPNGKVVPVIAKSWSISNDGLKYTFYLRDDVYFHNGRKVTAEDFVYSIKRVMDPKTASPRANFTDPIKDVVAKSKYILEITLKEPFAPFLSTLTYSCFWVVPKEEVEKLGKDFATKPVGTGAYIFDEWKHDVKIRVKANLKYFRGRPYTDAIEWAIIPDENVDFMNFEKGNLDITGVPDPEWDRVSNDPKYKPYILSKPILGIYYLGFNVKQKPFDNKYLRWAIARAIDKDSIVKVIRRNRAEVAYTILPPSMPGFSKDLYNWAKENFSYNVEEAKKLLEKAGYPGGKGLPEVVIYYNSSKAHQRIMEAIQANLLAIGINAKIQNYDWAVYLDLLDKGKLPVYRLGWVADYIDPDNFLWVLFNSANFGEGGNHSFYENPKVDELTNKARKVSSWNLRVKYYNEAERIILEDMPIVPIYYYVSQPIYQPWVHGLYVDPLTGLSGVRYRVVWLSKK is encoded by the coding sequence ATGAAACGTATAAGTATTCTTCTTTTATTAGTTTTCTTAATTACCTTATTTGGGTCTTCTTTAGCTCAAACACCCCAATATGGTGGTGTATTGAGAAGAAGTTTGGTAAATGATCCACCAACATTAGACCCTGCGATGATAACAGATACAGCATCCGATGAGGTAGCAAGGCAAATATTTGATGGTTTGGTAGAATATGATCCTAATGGGAAAGTAGTCCCTGTTATAGCAAAAAGTTGGAGTATATCTAATGATGGGCTCAAGTATACCTTTTATTTAAGAGATGATGTATACTTCCATAACGGAAGAAAAGTTACTGCAGAGGACTTCGTATACTCAATAAAGAGAGTAATGGATCCAAAGACTGCATCACCAAGGGCAAACTTCACAGACCCAATCAAGGATGTGGTGGCAAAAAGTAAATACATATTAGAAATAACATTAAAAGAACCTTTTGCTCCCTTCCTATCTACTTTAACTTATTCATGTTTCTGGGTTGTTCCTAAGGAAGAGGTTGAGAAACTTGGAAAAGATTTTGCAACTAAGCCTGTAGGAACTGGAGCTTATATATTTGATGAATGGAAACATGATGTAAAAATAAGAGTTAAAGCCAATCTAAAATACTTTAGAGGAAGACCATATACCGATGCAATAGAATGGGCAATAATTCCTGATGAGAATGTAGACTTTATGAATTTTGAGAAAGGGAATCTTGATATAACGGGTGTTCCTGATCCTGAATGGGATAGGGTAAGTAACGATCCAAAATACAAACCATATATCTTATCGAAACCAATTCTTGGTATTTATTACTTAGGATTTAATGTAAAACAGAAACCCTTTGATAACAAATATCTAAGATGGGCAATAGCGAGAGCTATAGATAAAGATTCTATTGTAAAAGTTATAAGAAGAAATAGAGCGGAAGTTGCATATACAATTCTTCCTCCATCAATGCCTGGTTTCAGTAAAGACTTATATAATTGGGCAAAAGAAAACTTCAGTTATAATGTGGAAGAGGCAAAGAAATTATTAGAGAAAGCAGGATATCCTGGTGGAAAAGGACTTCCTGAGGTTGTAATATACTATAACTCAAGCAAGGCTCATCAAAGAATTATGGAAGCAATTCAGGCTAATTTATTAGCTATAGGTATTAATGCAAAGATACAGAATTATGACTGGGCAGTTTACTTAGACCTATTAGATAAAGGTAAGCTTCCTGTATATAGACTTGGATGGGTTGCAGACTATATTGATCCAGACAACTTCCTATGGGTACTCTTCAACTCAGCAAACTTTGGAGAGGGTGGAAATCATAGCTTCTATGAGAATCCAAAGGTTGATGAGTTAACTAATAAAGCAAGAAAAGTATCCAGTTGGAATTTAAGAGTTAAATACTATAATGAGGCAGAAAGAATCATATTAGAGGATATGCCTATTGTACCTATTTACTACTACGTTTCTCAACCAATATATCAACCATGGGTCCATGGATTGTATGTAGATCCATTAACAGGACTTTCCGGTGTAAGATATAGAGTTGTTTGGTTATCTAAGAAATAA
- the secG gene encoding preprotein translocase subunit SecG: protein MFTVLLILHFLISIGLIAVILFQSEVGEGLGFIGGGASVFYKAKRKMERTLKQATVVLAILFMITSTLLFLIK, encoded by the coding sequence ATGTTTACAGTACTTTTGATTCTTCATTTTCTAATATCAATTGGGTTAATTGCGGTAATATTATTCCAATCTGAAGTTGGAGAAGGTTTGGGCTTCATTGGTGGTGGAGCTTCTGTATTTTATAAAGCAAAGAGAAAAATGGAGAGAACCTTAAAACAAGCTACGGTAGTTCTTGCAATTCTTTTCATGATTACTTCTACTCTTTTATTCTTAATTAAATGA
- a CDS encoding triose-phosphate isomerase: protein MRKKIIAANWKMYKTTHETEEFIREFIELASNYEDKEVVICPPFTSLYVARNLLKGTPFKLGAQNLFWEKEGAFTGEISPIMLKDLDCEYVIIGHSERRQYFGETDENVNKKIKSAYEFGLTPILCVGEKWEEREKGKTEEVIIRQVSKAIEGIDGDKLQNLVIAYEPVWAIGTGHSAKGEDANEVALLIRNVIKEKYSQEVAQKVRIQYGGSVNPNNIGEFLSQPEIDGALVGGASLKAKSFWEIVKI from the coding sequence ATGAGAAAAAAAATTATAGCTGCAAACTGGAAGATGTATAAGACTACCCATGAGACGGAGGAATTTATAAGGGAGTTTATAGAGCTTGCTTCTAATTACGAAGATAAAGAAGTAGTAATTTGTCCACCCTTTACATCCCTTTATGTGGCTCGGAATTTACTGAAAGGTACTCCTTTTAAATTAGGAGCACAAAATCTTTTTTGGGAAAAAGAAGGTGCTTTTACGGGGGAGATTTCTCCAATAATGCTTAAAGACTTAGACTGTGAGTATGTTATTATTGGGCATTCTGAAAGAAGACAATATTTTGGAGAGACTGATGAAAATGTAAACAAAAAAATAAAATCTGCATATGAATTTGGACTAACTCCAATTCTATGTGTAGGAGAAAAATGGGAAGAAAGAGAGAAAGGTAAAACTGAGGAAGTAATTATAAGACAAGTTTCTAAAGCAATAGAAGGAATTGATGGAGATAAATTGCAAAATTTAGTAATAGCATACGAACCTGTATGGGCTATTGGAACAGGGCACTCAGCAAAAGGTGAGGATGCAAATGAAGTAGCCCTTTTAATTAGGAATGTTATAAAGGAAAAATATTCTCAGGAGGTAGCCCAAAAGGTTAGAATTCAGTATGGGGGGAGTGTAAATCCAAATAATATTGGTGAATTTTTGTCACAGCCAGAAATTGACGGCGCTTTAGTGGGTGGAGCAAGTTTAAAGGCAAAAAGCTTTTGGGAAATAGTAAAAATTTAA
- a CDS encoding dynein regulation protein LC7: MADFQPILNEILEIEGVQVSLLASDDGLVIDKATKDSIDPEALGAVASGGLRATTMIGNELAKGSTKEVIIIFEEGAVFIYPIEGKPATLVVVANPGANFGKIRNAIKKVIYKLIRLIQ, from the coding sequence TTGGCTGACTTTCAACCTATTTTAAATGAGATTCTTGAAATTGAGGGTGTCCAGGTTTCTCTTCTTGCCAGTGATGATGGTTTAGTAATTGATAAAGCAACTAAGGATTCAATAGATCCAGAGGCTCTGGGGGCTGTTGCATCGGGTGGGTTAAGAGCTACTACTATGATAGGAAATGAATTAGCAAAGGGTTCCACAAAGGAAGTAATAATCATATTTGAGGAGGGAGCAGTTTTTATTTATCCAATTGAAGGAAAGCCTGCAACATTAGTTGTTGTAGCGAATCCTGGAGCAAATTTTGGGAAAATAAGAAATGCTATAAAGAAGGTTATTTACAAACTTATAAGATTAATACAATAA